In the genome of Actinomadura luzonensis, the window GGACAGCCGCCCGGCGTCGGTGTGGCAGCGCAGCTCCCAGGAGCAGGGCACGTCGGTCTCCCAGGACAGCCGCCCGCCGTCCGCCCGCACGTTCAGCACCTGGGGGAAGGCGGCGACGGCGGCGGCCTCGACGGCGGCGGAGACGTCGAGCCGCCCGGCTCCCCAAGCGTCGTCCGGCCCGGACCCGGCGGGGCGGGCGGTGTCGCGCAGCAGTTGCCCGACCTGCTCGCCGCTCAGCGGCGGCAGGCCCGCGGCGGCGCGGGCCGCCAGGACGACGGCGGCGGCGCCGCACACGTGCGGGGCCGCCATGCTGGTGCCGGCCATGAGCGTGTGGGCGGCGTCCGGGCGGGGCGGCTGGGCGCTGCCGGCGCAGCGCGCGGAGGCGATCCACTCGCCGGGCGCGGCGAGGTCGGGCTTGCGCGCGCCGGTCCGCGACGGCCCCCGGCTGCTGAAGGACGACAGCTCGCCGAGGCCGGTCCACCAGCTCGCGGGCCGGGTCGCGTAGGAGCCGACGGTGATCACCCGGCGGGCGGTGCCGGGCACCGAGATCGTCCGGGTCGGGTCCGCGCTCGCCGCCGAGAACGTGGTCTGCTCCGGCGCGCCGTCGCCGCCGCGCGGCGCCCGCTCGATCCACGCGTCGTAGCGGCCCCTCGGGACGGCGTCACCGCGCAGCAGCAGCCGCCAGGTGCCGGGCTCGACGCCGGCGCCCCGCCCGCGCGAGAGGATGACGGTGACGGCGGTGTCGCCGCTGCCCGAGCAGTCGGTCTCGCTGTCGATGGTGACCCGGTCGCCGGCCGCCGTGGTGAAGAGGCGCTCCTCGCCCGGCGGGGTGAAGGGCGAGCGCGGGCCGCTGGGCGGCGCGACGCCGACGCTGATCGTGTCCTCGCCGCCGAACCAGATCTCGATCACGTCGTCCTCGACGTCACCCGGCCGCACCAGGAGCTCCAGCTCGGCGGTGGCGCCCTCGGCCAGCGTGCCGCCGGCGTGGATGTTCCACTCCTGCTCGTTGCCCGCCGACTTCACGATGGCGACGCCGGGACGCGCGGCCAGGGCGTCCAGGGCCCGCTCGACCAGGGACTCGCCGCCGTGGCCGCCGCCGTTCATGCCCTGGCTGAGGTTGACCGCCACCGGCAGCCCCTCGGCGCGCCGCACCGCGTAGGCGGCGGCGTCCACGAGCTGGGTGGAGCGGCCCAGGGTGACGCCGGGCTCCCCGGACAGCGCCACCACGATGAGCCCGGCGCGCGGCGCGATGCCCGTGTACTCGCCGCCGAGCCGACTGTCGTCGCCGGCCGCGATCCCGGCGACGTGCGTGCCGTGGCCGAGCTCGTCGTCGGCGTGCGGGACGACGGCCGCCGGGTCGGCGGCGTCGAGCGCCTTGTCGAGGTCCTCCTTGCGGTACTCCCGGCCGTACGGCGTCGAGGCCTCGGGCGCGCCGGGGGCGTTCTGGTCCCACAGGCACAGGATGCGCGAGCCC includes:
- a CDS encoding S8 family serine peptidase codes for the protein MRTLDARLRHLVRRTRGRAAVADSLFAGSLFAERVGWLPGPGNGAVDVLLSCTDDRWLGDLPGLAERVAPATAARPDASGGGPWQDGGLYTARVPVNALERLAGHDSVLRIESSRPLFPELNVSRPEVRAPAPGGGPGAGEGAVVAIIDSGVDYTHPAFRDAVGGSRILCLWDQNAPGAPEASTPYGREYRKEDLDKALDAADPAAVVPHADDELGHGTHVAGIAAGDDSRLGGEYTGIAPRAGLIVVALSGEPGVTLGRSTQLVDAAAYAVRRAEGLPVAVNLSQGMNGGGHGGESLVERALDALAARPGVAIVKSAGNEQEWNIHAGGTLAEGATAELELLVRPGDVEDDVIEIWFGGEDTISVGVAPPSGPRSPFTPPGEERLFTTAAGDRVTIDSETDCSGSGDTAVTVILSRGRGAGVEPGTWRLLLRGDAVPRGRYDAWIERAPRGGDGAPEQTTFSAASADPTRTISVPGTARRVITVGSYATRPASWWTGLGELSSFSSRGPSRTGARKPDLAAPGEWIASARCAGSAQPPRPDAAHTLMAGTSMAAPHVCGAAAVVLAARAAAGLPPLSGEQVGQLLRDTARPAGSGPDDAWGAGRLDVSAAVEAAAVAAFPQVLNVRADGGRLSWETDVPCSWELRCHTDAGRLSIGQALRTLGDPAPAREHAADLTGLPAGDYVCEILVTAPSGLWTRDDNAGGGHPVRVPGPARPAEPAVEAGGDDLRRVKGVGPVIARLLAEHGITTFRQLAGTPPDELAVVLQPAGMSGERLARMGLAERAALLAAEEDAAREAAGTGGAGGATLERHSFTLTVTADTATGLAVGCEIRHHGTDDAQRLRSWDVGALEAFIEERGGLRLSGGGPADDAGPPAQG